One genomic window of Bacteroidota bacterium includes the following:
- the ftcD gene encoding glutamate formimidoyltransferase, whose translation MSSVNNQLIECVPNFSEGRDMQVIKQITDVIERTDGIRLLNVDPGKATNRTVVTFVGSPEAVCEAAFNAIKKAAEMIDMSKHKGEHPRMGATDVCPLIPISGISMEETAEYAKKLGARVGKELNIPVYLYESAQSNPARKNLSVIRAGEYEGFFKKIKLPEWKPDFGPAEFPAGTGATVIGARDFLVAYNINLNTTSVRRANAIAFDVRETGRVKREGNPVTGKVVNDAKGNPVYIPGTLKSVKAIGWYIEEYGVAQISMNLTNINITPVHIAFDEVSKKAAERGVRVTGSELVGLIPLQSLLDAGIYFLKKQKRSTGVSEKELIKIAIKSLGLDELGPFKPEERIIEYLLKDASKSRLINMSLTGFADETASESPAPGGGSISAYMGALGAALGTMVANLSSHKPGWDERWEEFSQWAEKGQHIKSELVNLVDEDTNAFNKIMTAFGLPKTNDEEKKARTAAIQEATKYATEIPFKVMQVTLRSMDIIKAMAETGNPNSVTDAGVGALCARSAVMGAYLNVRVNAQGLQDKSFADDILKKGEELQTKARQLEEVILKIVSDKLK comes from the coding sequence ATGAGCTCTGTAAACAACCAACTGATCGAATGCGTTCCCAACTTCAGTGAAGGACGCGACATGCAAGTTATCAAACAGATCACAGACGTGATCGAAAGAACAGACGGCATACGTCTTTTGAATGTGGATCCCGGCAAAGCCACCAACCGCACTGTTGTGACTTTTGTAGGTTCACCTGAAGCCGTTTGTGAAGCGGCTTTCAATGCCATTAAAAAAGCCGCTGAAATGATCGACATGAGTAAACATAAGGGCGAACACCCGCGCATGGGAGCCACTGATGTTTGTCCGCTGATACCCATATCGGGAATAAGTATGGAGGAAACGGCGGAGTATGCTAAAAAGCTTGGAGCCCGTGTCGGCAAGGAATTAAACATACCTGTTTACTTATACGAGTCCGCTCAAAGCAATCCTGCACGCAAAAATCTTTCGGTAATACGTGCCGGTGAATATGAAGGCTTTTTCAAAAAAATAAAACTGCCGGAATGGAAACCTGATTTCGGTCCGGCTGAGTTTCCTGCGGGAACCGGTGCCACGGTCATTGGCGCGCGTGATTTTCTTGTGGCCTACAACATTAACCTGAATACAACTTCTGTACGCAGAGCTAACGCCATAGCCTTTGATGTACGTGAAACAGGACGCGTAAAGCGTGAAGGAAACCCGGTTACCGGAAAAGTGGTGAACGATGCTAAAGGTAACCCTGTTTACATCCCCGGCACTTTAAAAAGCGTGAAGGCTATTGGCTGGTACATTGAGGAGTATGGTGTCGCGCAGATTTCAATGAATTTAACAAACATCAATATAACACCTGTACACATCGCGTTTGACGAGGTCTCTAAAAAGGCTGCCGAACGGGGTGTGCGTGTTACGGGTTCCGAATTGGTAGGGTTAATACCCCTTCAGTCTTTGCTTGACGCCGGAATTTATTTTCTGAAAAAACAAAAACGTTCAACGGGTGTTTCAGAAAAAGAGCTGATCAAAATTGCTATTAAATCATTGGGACTTGATGAACTCGGACCTTTCAAACCCGAAGAACGTATCATTGAATATTTACTGAAGGACGCATCAAAAAGCCGGTTAATAAATATGTCGCTCACCGGTTTTGCCGACGAAACGGCGAGTGAAAGTCCCGCACCTGGCGGCGGATCAATATCGGCCTATATGGGCGCGCTGGGAGCAGCTTTAGGAACAATGGTGGCCAACCTATCTTCACACAAACCGGGTTGGGACGAGCGTTGGGAAGAGTTTTCCCAATGGGCCGAAAAAGGCCAGCATATTAAATCGGAATTAGTGAACCTTGTTGACGAAGACACCAATGCTTTCAATAAAATAATGACAGCCTTTGGTTTGCCTAAAACAAACGATGAGGAAAAAAAGGCGCGCACCGCGGCCATACAGGAAGCTACTAAATACGCCACTGAAATACCGTTTAAAGTGATGCAGGTAACATTGCGATCAATGGATATCATTAAAGCGATGGCGGAAACGGGCAATCCTAATTCGGTCACAGATGCCGGCGTCGGAGCCCTTTGCGCACGCAGCGCAGTGATGGGTGCCTACCTGAATGTTCGGGTGAACGCACAGGGCTTGCAGGACAAGTCTTTTGCCGATGATATACTAAAAAAAGGTGAAGAATTACAGACAAAGGCCCGGCAATTGGAAGAAGTAATTTTAAAAATTGTATCCGATAAGCTCAAGTAG
- a CDS encoding sigma-70 family RNA polymerase sigma factor: MRTQQQLMDDQKLVSLYIQGNETALETLILRHKRRLFSYIMTIANDRDLAEDVFQETFFKVINTLRKGQYNEEGKFLPWVERIAHNLLIDHFRKDNRMSTVSGGSNEDGEEFDIFDLISNGELNAEQEISKRQLNKDIRKMVVKLPEDQREVLMMRHYYDMSFKEIADSTNVSINTALGRMRYALINLRKMIEEHGLVMSA; the protein is encoded by the coding sequence ATGCGTACGCAGCAGCAACTTATGGACGACCAGAAACTCGTAAGCCTTTATATACAAGGTAACGAAACAGCCCTCGAAACACTTATTCTTCGTCACAAGAGACGTTTATTCTCTTACATCATGACCATTGCCAATGATCGTGACCTGGCTGAAGATGTATTCCAGGAAACTTTTTTCAAAGTAATTAATACACTTCGTAAGGGTCAATATAACGAAGAAGGTAAATTTTTGCCCTGGGTGGAGCGTATTGCGCATAACCTGTTAATTGATCATTTCCGGAAGGATAACCGTATGTCCACTGTCAGCGGAGGATCGAATGAGGATGGTGAGGAATTTGACATTTTTGACCTGATCAGTAATGGTGAGTTGAATGCTGAACAGGAAATATCAAAACGTCAGTTAAATAAGGATATCCGTAAAATGGTAGTCAAACTACCTGAGGATCAGCGGGAAGTACTTATGATGCGTCATTATTACGATATGAGTTTTAAAGAAATTGCCGATAGTACGAACGTGAGTATAAATACCGCGCTTGGCCGCATGCGGTATGCCCTCATCAACCTTCGTAAAATGATCGAAGAGCATGGTTTGGTAATGTCGGCCTGA